The DNA window aatgtgtttggaaggtggaggtgggggggggtagGGACCCCAGATCAGTAGTGTGGCCGCGGGGCCGTAGTGTTGGGGAcacgtgtgtccccccccctccacggAGATGCAGGTGGTGGCCCAACCCCGGGGCCGGATGGGGATAAAACCCccaggatttaaaagaaaaagaaaaagggggagaaatgcCCCAAACGGCTCCTCAGGGCGGGGGCGACAGCGGGCCCGGGGTGGgacaagcccccagccccagatCTCTGCCGGGAAgctggagttggggggggggacggacgacaCCGGGAGCGTGTCACCGCGTGGCCTCGCCGTGGTCGGCATCGTCGTTCCCACTGAGCcgcgtcccgccccccccccccgccaccccgggcCGCATCCCCGGCTCAGTAGTGGGGGGGTCCCGCGCCCCCCGACAGTAGTGGCACAGTCAGGAATCCAGTTCAGAGGCGACGGGagggacggggaagggggggggggccgggatgTCACCGGCGTCCCCGGGCTCCTCACCGCATGCGGTTCTGGCGCATGAGGGGGACGATGCAGGAGGGGGGGCCCGCTTTGCCCAGGAAGGGGTGCTTCAAGAGTTCGTTGGCGGTGGCCCGTTGCCCCGGGTCCCGCACCAGCATGCGGTCCAGGAAGCCTTTGAGGGAGGGGGAAACCtgcggggaggcagcggggggggacacaccctCAGCGACGTCCCCGGGACGAGGGGGACACACACCCCAAGGGACCTCGGGGAGCCCCCCCCGGGgggttccccacccccccccccccccatccccccgggATTTTTACCTTGTGCACGTTTTTCAGCTTGGGGGGCAGGTTGTcccggatcatcttcatggccttcagGGGGGGCTCGTTGAAGTACGGGGGCTCCCCGTCCACCATCTCGATGACCATCACGCCCAGGGACCAGATGTCcacctgcggggggggggacacacacggcaAAAGTGGGGGGGTCACTTCACGGGTGAGGCCGCCCTGCgcccccaaatccaccccacgTGCCCCCAAATCCACTCCGTGCGCCCCCAAAGCCGTCCCGCACCCAACCAATCCACCCCACGCCCCCCCCAATCCATCCCACGTCCCCCAAATCCGCCCCGCGCTCCCCAAACCTGCCCGATGgccccccaaatccaccccatACCCCCCCAATCCACCCCATGCACACCCAAATCTGCTCCACACgcccccaaatccaccccacaTTCCCTAAATCTGCCCCATTCAGCCCCAAATCTGCGCCATGGCCCCAAAATCTGCCCCGTGCACCCCCAGAATTGCCCAACGCTCCCCCAAATTTGCCCTGTGTGCCCGCAAATGCATCCCACGCCCCCCCAATCCACCCCACACTGCCCCAAATCCACCCCACGCCCCCTCAAATCCGCCCCATGCCCCTCCAAATGCATCCCACAcccccccaaatccaccccatGCCCCCCCAAATCCACACCATGCCCCTCCAAATGCATCCCATGCCCCCCCAAATCCGCCCCATGCCCCTCCAAATGCATCCCATGCCCCCCAAATCCACTCCACGCCCCCCCATATCCGCCCCATGCCCCTCCAAATGCATCCTACGCCCCCCCAAATCCACTCCACATCCCCCAAATCCGCCCCACGCCCCCCCGAATCTGCCCCACACTCCCCCAAACCGTCGGGGGGCCGACCTCTGGGCCGTAGGGCAGGCGGGAGATGAGCTCCGGCGCCATCCAGTACGGGGTCCCCACCAGCGACTTCCGCCGCGGCACCTCCTTGTTGACTTGGGCGCAGAACCCAAAATCGGAGAGTTTCACCTGAAGGAGGGGGGGTGTTCTGGGGTGAgaaggggcgggcggggaggaAGGCTGGGCGCCCGGCACCCCCCCTACACCCCGGCGCGGCGCTCACCCTGCCGTCGTGCGTGAGGAGGATGGAGTCGCTCTTGATGTCGCGGTGGATGACGCCCTGGGCGTGGAGGACGGAGAGGGCCTTCAGCACGGCCGAGCAGACGGCCGCAATCTGCTCCTCGTTCATCCTGCCGGAGGAGGGAGAAGGTGGGAGGCAAGAGCCGAGGGTGGCAGGGGACTGGGGGGAGGACACGCACACAGCGAGGCTGGGGACATACCTGGTGTGCGTGACGATGTCGGTCAAGGCGCCACCCTCCAGGAACTCCATCACCACCCAGAGCTCGTCGCCCACCAAGTAGCTGTTGTACATCTCCACCACGTTCTCGTGCTGGTAGTCCCGCATGATCACCACCTGCGGAGTGCAGGCGGCCATTCAGACCCCCCCCGACACCCaagagggggtgctgggggaggccgGGGGTCTCCCTGAGGGGTCCCCGCTCCGCCGCACCTCGTTAAAGAGCAGCTCGCGCCGCTGCTGCTTGCGCAGGTCCATCTTCTTCACGGCCACCAGTTTGCCGGTGCTCTTGACGGTGGCGATGCAGACGATGCCGGTGGAGCCCTCCCCGATCTTGATGAAGTTGTCCAGGTAGGTGCGGGGGTCTCCGGGATCCACCACCATCTGCAGGGCCGCCCGGAATTGCTCGTGGGACACGCGCTGGGGCTCGCGTTGAGGGGAGCGGGGTTgctgcggggggccggggggcggctggCGAGAGAGGTGGGGGTCCGAGGCGTGCGGGGTGAGGCCGGGATGGGGCGGTTCGGGGTTTTTGGAGCgtgacggcggcggcggcagcgggccgggAGGGTGGGCTCGGGAAGAACCGGCACCACCGCTGCCGCTCACCGGACCATTGGATGCCACCTCCTGCGGTCGTCCCGGCCGGTGCTCTGCCTGTGAGGAGAGGGCAGAAAAGGGACGTGAGCCGCGGCCGGAGCTGGGGGTTTTTCCCCCAAAACGCCGACCCTGCGGCTTCCGACCGAGCGAGCGGGGCTGGACGCTGCCAAAGGAAAGGTTTGCGCTagacagagaaggaaggagagggaggaaaggggaaggggagaccACAGAAGAAGCCAGCAGCCGCTTCGGAGACAGGGCAGCGGGGAGGAAAGCACGGAGCCGGTGGTTTTTCGGCGGTGTGCCGGTCTTCCCGGTCTTTATTGGGGCGCAGGAGCTGGTGTTTGCGGAGGAAGCGGAGGAGAGAAGAAGCTGCTCGTCTACGAGGCAGAGCGAGGAAAAACCTTCCCCCTGGGGGAAGGAGAGGCGGCTGCCAAGCGGATCCGGCTGGAGCAGAGGGGAGCGaggaattggggggggggcggggggcaaacCTTTACCTGAGAACCCGCGGCCCTGCCGGGGTCGGTCTCAGCCCGCGGGTAGGTATTAAAAGGCCGTCCCGTCTGCTGAGCCGTCTTCATCACCCCTTCGGAGACGGGGATGTTGGGAGTCCGGATATTGGGCCCGGAGAGCGGGCGTTTGTCCCGGGGGGATTGCGGGCTGGTCTGGCCGGCGTAGGTGGATTTGGGGCGTTTTTCGGAGGGTTCGGGACGCTCCCGCCGCACCACCCGGTCGGCCGGTTCGCTGTAGTCCCTGTCGGCGGGGTAATCCCGCCAGccgtccccctcggagggggttTTGGGGTACTCgggagggggcgggcggccgccggcggggggagcgggtTTGGGGCCGGGGTCCTGCCCGCGGggctggtgatggtggtggtgatggtggtggtgggcgCGTTGGTCCTCCCTCTCCCGGGGTCTCTCCTTGCCCTGCTCTAGCTCGTTCCTGGCCCCGTGGCGGCTCTTCTCCTTGCTCCTGCCGGCATCCTCGTGCGGCCGGGCAGCGGCCGGGCCCTCGGAGAGGCCGTTCTCCTGGTAGAGCTGGTCGcggcggggcgggaagggggggcTGTCCCTGCGCAGAGAATTGGAACGGGACACGGACATGTTCTCAAACTCGTCCAGCAGCCAGGTGAGGGAGCCGTCCTTGGCGGCTTTGCTGCCCCGCACGATGGTCTTTGAGCAGGAACGAAGGTGGGGCGGGAGGCGGGCAGGAACACAAAGCAcgaacagaacaaaagaaaaaaaaaaaaaaaaaaaggaagaaaataataaaaaaaaaatgaaaatgaaatgcctGGTGGTGACGGGGGACACGGCTCACACAGAGGGGACAGGGTCTGCGGGGGCTCGATGCCAACTCGGTCCAGTCGGAGGTGGCTGAACCCCGCGGAGGAGGcggctgggggccgggggctcggggagggggccctgcctttccccaccagccccactggGAGCTTTCTCGGGACCAAAATACCCTCGGGGGAGACGGATCCAACCTTGTCCCTCTTCTCCTGGATGGGCCAAGCGTCGGCAAGAGGCACCACACCCCCAAGGAGGCTTTGGCCAGACTGGGGGGGGCTcacggggcaggggctggggggctccgtCTGCCCCCAAAACACCGTTATTCGTGCAAAACCAGCAGGTATTTCCCCTGGCTGGGGTCGAGCTCTGGGGCAGGCGCTGGTCCTCCTCCCCTGGGTgtcaggaggagggagaggaggtgcagCCGCGGTTCGTTTAGCCAAAGGTTAACGAGCCCATCCCggatgggaagagcagagcagggaaTGACGAAGCCTGATACTGGGAGGCAGGTCCCAGCCGGGTGGGACACCCAAACTgaggagctgtgggctgcagcgggggcagggggggatttCCCACAGCTCCCAGTATCAAactgggctggggtggggagggacgtGCCCCGTTTGCCGGGATTTGAGCCTCGGAGGGTGCGACCGTGCAGCAAGGGGACAGCGGGAGACACCCCATCCCCGAGGCCTCTCGCCTCCCTCCGAAGAGGAGGATGCCTTCCTCCGCAGAAAGCATCTCCGCACAGGACGAGCGAGCGCAGCCCGCCGTCCTCGGCTATTTAtatcccctcctcttcctcctcctcctcctcctcctcccaccgccTCGGGAAGCgggttattttctcattttaacagGCAAGCGGGGCCTGGACCTCCACAACAAACCCCGGCTGCGTGGGACGCAGCGGCTCCCGGCCACCAGCCACGGGGCTCGGCAGCGCCAAAGGGGCCCCGCCGGTTTTGGGTCTTTTTGGGTCAGCAGAAAACAGCACTGAGGCTCGGAAGGGCTGCAGCCGGCGTTACTCACGGCCGCTGGAGCTGCCCCATTGTCCAGGGCAAACCAGCCGAGGCAGCGAAGCCGCCGGGCATATGCCGGTCGCACCACGGCCGGTGCCGGGGACTTTAATTAGGGTGATGTTGGAGGGATGGCGGAGAGCTGGGGCACAGGGACGGCGTGGGTGTCCTCAACTGAGGCGAGCAGACAagccagactttaaaaaaaatgacataagGGCAGCTCGGGGAAACACAGGCACGGGGAAGGGATGAGATGGGAAGGAACAGACACCATTTCCCTGGCGTTTTCCtgtagggtgggttttttccagctGCCCGAAGCATGCGGGAGAGGTTTTCACCCCATCCTGCGCAGCCCCGCACGTAACGGGGAAGGGGCAGGCAGTCGGCCGTGGGGTTCGACACCAAACCATCACCTTACCTGCTCCGCGGCACCCTGGAGAGAAGGCATGGAGCCCAAACGATCCCCAATCCCGGCTTTCCGGCCCCAAAAGCAGTCTCAGAGGCCGCGCCGGCGGAGCTGCCTACCTTCTGCGAGCCGTGCTGGATGGCGGTGATGCAGACGGGATCCACCAGCGGCTTGGGGCGCTTGGCCGACTCCTCGATGATGCCCTGCCATTGCCGGGGCAGCCCCGTGAACTTCTGCTCCTGCTGGTCGTAGCCGGTGTGGACGCGGTGCTCGAAGTTGGAGGGAGCCGAGATCTCGATGCGTTTCTTCTTCTTGCTGAACATGGTGACGCCGGCTAGAagacctggggcggggggaggaaaggaaagggacagAAATGAAGGCTGGAGGAGGACGCAGAGGCGGGCAGCGCAGCGGGGGACCTCGGCAAGCCGCAAAACGAACAGCCCCTTCATTAGGAACTCGCTCTCTGGCAAAATAATTACCGCGCCAAAAAGGAAACACCTTGAGCGACCGCGAGCCCCGCGCTTCGTTAGGCTGCTCGCCATCCAGGAGGGTTTCGATAGCTCCCCCCCCCAACCTCGCAGCCGCGTTTGAGACACCCCGTTTTTTTGCTTatccccccgccttttttcccccccgctgTGTGTTCGAAGACGCATTCGCAGCTCCCTCCTGCCGTGATTTATTTAACGCAGCCGTCGCGACCTGAGGGAGACTTTGGGGGCTCCAGGCTGCCCATACAGCACACAagaaccacccccaccccccaaaaaaaaaggctggCTCCTTGGCCCGCCATCCCTCTTTGTCGCCGCCCGGGTGGGCCATTTCCTCggctcttccccctttttcccgGCTCTTTCGATTCCCAGCAGCTTCCCCCGGACGCGCTGTGCCCCGGCTCCCGGGGGTTTGGGGCCAATCTTGCCAGTGTTTCGCAGCGCCGCAACGAAAGTTTGGCAACCgtcccccgtccccgtcccctcccttcccaaaaaAGAGCTTCAACCGACCACATCGCAGCCTCCTCGGGGCAGAAAACCCCCACCGGGACAGGCAGCAGGTGTTAGTATTAAATCCAGTACGGTATTTGGCGTTATACTGAAGCTAAaccccagcagctgtggggaaaacGTCAACCGTGTGCTCCTCGGGGCTCGTCAGCCGGCCACCGATGGAGCCAAAGCATCCCCTTCCAGCATCGCCCCCCTTCCAGCATCTCCCCACGGCAGGGAAGGGGAGCGGTGCGGAGCCCGGCGGGCAGGAGGACGGGAGCCTGGCCAGAACCTTGGAAAAAATCTCCCTAATTCACGGTGTTTTTCTCAAGCGGGTGGGCCATGGTGGCAagacggggaggggggtggccaCGGGCAGCCCTGCGTCGCGGAACGGCTTCAGGAAGACGCCAGAGCGGTGAGGGGGTGTCAGGACAGGTCTTCTCCCCTCTGGGATGATCCTGCTTTTTTTCCGCTTcgcttctcttcctccccagcgtCATCCcaggttatttttcttccaggaaaagaGACGTTTTGGGAGCCCCGTCTCGCCGATATTTTGCCGCGTCCCTTCTCCCTTTGATGTAACGCTCCGAAATTTAACAACTAAGCAGAAAAACCTCCCACAATTAAAAGCTaggaggtttgggttttgttttggttttttttttttttaatgaaaaaaaccaaaaccaaacccacaaggTGCGATGAGGAAAGCAGCTGGGTACGAACGCAAGCCCGGGGAGAAAAGGTCATTTGGCTGGACGTGGGTGACTCACCCCGTTCCTTCAGCCTTTTACCTAAAGCGCGTCACCTAAACCCACATTTGAGCCCGGTTCTAAGGCAGCGGTTGAAGTTCCAAGCTGAATAAAGCTGCCAGAAAAACAGCCTGACCTGCAAAAAGCCGGGCGTGGAGATGCTCAGCCCCGGCCAGAACAAAAGCCGGGTCACTCCGGCGCTTAAATGCAGGTCGAGGAGcctaaaatacaaataaaagcattaaaTTCAAACCCACTTTTGGCCCGACAAGTTGTACGGTTTCCCTCTGCGGGCTGCAAAGGCAGAGCCGCCCCACGCAGCCAGTTTTCTTGGTTTATTTACAAGTTTTGTCGTTTTTTACGGCGTATTGGAGTCTCCCAGGATGAAGGGCTGCGGAAGCCGGGCCCCAGGGTGGACCGTGAGGCCGTTTTTCCTGGTGTAAACACCCGCAGCCGGGCACAATAGAGCCTTGTTTACACCGTCCCGAGGCCTGCATCCTTCCAAGCTCAAAGGTACGCCGTCGAGCCTCCCCTAAATCAACAATTCcagcttggtttgggttttttttttttttttttttgagttgtttcAATAATTTCTGCAACGGAGCAGATGCTGGAAGGCGGCGCAGTCTCCGATAGGCACGTCTCTGCTCCTCCAGAccctggagcaggaggggaaaggaagaaataactgtgttgggggaggaaaaataactaTAAATCGAGGTTTAGACGGCTACCACCACTGGAAAGCGAGTCCTTGCTCTCGGGCACCGCGGCTCGGCTGATATTCCGACCGGGACGagagccagagagaaacaggttGGACCCTCTTAAACCCCAGCGTGAGCCGAGGGGAGAGATCAGCGACTCACAACGCTCCCGAAACACCTGGATGACCTTaaactctgattttttccccccattaaaCACACGCGGAGCGTCCTGCGGGTCCGGCCCCGTGTAGGTGAGGTGGCGGGGGCAGCGGATGGCGACCGAGGAGACTGGTCCCCTTGCCAAATGTCCTCGCCGCGGCCTGGAAAAACCGGTACCGCCAGGTATTTCCACCGCAGCGTCCCGGCTACTGCCGGCAAACGGCGCCCAGAGCTGCCAACTCCGCCGGTGGTTGCCAAATCCAGCTGAGCTCCGTCACCACCGGCCGGTTCTGAGCTCAGATGATGCCGGGGCTCGATTCCTGGGGATCTGCTGACCCTCGGTGAGCCGCGGTCTGGGAGGTGCTGCAATTAACGGGGGTTAAATGATGATTTTAATCAGGCTGCGGCGCAATTCCCGGTGTCCGTACGCCGACGCTCCTCACCgtggggaaggagaggatgaaaCTGCGAATTAACCCTCCTTTTCCATGTCTGGAACCACAAGCAGGTTGGCAATTTCACTTGGGAAGCAGCTCAGGCTTCAAAATATCACAAAAAGCACCCAAAAATCCCCTTTCCGGGGACACAGAGCGCTGGAATGCCACCGCGGGGACGAGCTCCCCAAGCCgcctccagctccagccctgccgtCTGGCTGGCAAAAGCCCGTCGGCGGGGGAAAAACCAGTTTTTATTTGTTCGTCAGTAAAAAGCAGGCAGCGGGGAGGAAGCACACCCCTCCCGCACGGGCTCTGAGGAAAACAAACCTGAGGAAGCCTGGCATTTTCGGCCACTATTTCTGGTTTAATCCTCGGGGAGCCAGGTGACAGGTCCCCATCCCACAGAAAGGGACGATCCTGGGGACCGCGGGGAGagcggcggagccggggcggATCTGGCTTTTCCCACTTTCACTGCCTTCGGGTGGCGATTGTGGCCGTTTCCTTCCATTTTAGTCTCCCGAATCTGCTTCCGACAGGCTGCCCCGGTGCGAAACTCAACAGCTCCCGAGACAAATCCCTTGTTCCACGCAGGAAATCCCAGCTCCGGTGCTCCGCAAAGgcgctccctcctctccagcGGTCCCGGTCTTTTTCTAACTAAATCCCCCATCCTTTAGGAAAAGTCTCGCTCTGCCTGGATGCCTCCACCTCCGGCCTGCTCCCCCTTCAAAAATGAGGGGGATCATATATATTTGCGATCCCCCATTTTCCCTGCTCACCCAGGGGTCGGACACAGCCGCTCACCGGCTCTTTGCGGCACAACCGAGCTCCGGCTTGGGCTGGGTCGAATCCTGAAACGCGCCACGCAGGGGCAAAGACGTTAATTAGGAGTAAACGAAGGCGTGAATGAGCAGCCAGCAGGTTTATGGGGTTCCTGAGCCAGGAAAACTTCACCTTGCAGACCCCGACGGATAAAACCTCACCCCGGGGCGGGCGTTTTTGTTCGGTTCATCCTTTTACCGCCGCGGTGAGCATCACGCCGGCTTCCCGTAGCTTCCAGGTCAGGCCGACCACCGCCGTTTCTGGGAGGAACTGGCATTTCGTGCCATTCCTGTGGCAGGATCGTGTCCGAAAGGAAAACCCAGGCTGTTCCCTCCTTTCACCCGAACTGGTTGCTCCTGAACGCCGTCTTCCTTGGCTCGGCATCCTTCCTCGCACGCAAGAGCCTTCGTGGGGAATCGCTGCCTGGACACAAGTCCCGTTCCTGGGTGGCGAAGGGTCTCCTGGTTTGGGGAGACCATCGCTCAACTTGGTGCGGGACGTTTAAAAACCGCTGGCTTTGCGTTTCCCCGCAGGGAAGGtgaagggaaacagaaaagataGAAAATACAGCTGGAAGATTTACACCAACCCATGCgccaggggctggagcatccgAGCGCCTCGGGACATCGCCAGTTAAGCTAATCAGCCTCCAAATCTACCTTGGATTCGAAAAATAAATACCctctgggggctggtgggggcgaagagggggtgggaaggggctggaggagctctgggaggtgggacggggctctgggaggaggaggaagggggtaGGAGCGGGTTAACGTCTCCCCCTCTCTGCCAGATCCTCAGCCAGAGCTCCGCACATTCCTCAGCCGTCCTAGCCCAGGTCAGATTCCCTTTATCTCCGCTTTTGTTTAATTAGTCAGCCATTAACTAACGCTTCCAGCAGCCCTGAGTAAAGGAACGAGGGCAGAATATTCTCCACCGCTGACAAACACCCCGAAACCCCACGGTTATCGCTGCCGGGGAGTTTCCTCCCGCCTTTCACATGAGAAataaaggagggagggaaaaccaAAAAAGACGACAGAGGTGCACACGGGGAATTTGTTCCTTTCCATAAAATCTAAACCCGGCAGATGCGAGCGTTCGTTGGCAGGAGGGTCCTGGCAATGGCAAAGGGATTTAGCAGGTCCCCGGCGGGATCCGGCAGCAGCGTCCCGGTTGTCCCTGTGCCGCAGGAGACATCCCCGGCGCGGCTGTCAGTGGTTCGCACACTCGTCTCCTCCTTCAACAGCCAAATCACCCTCTGGTGGGGCGGCAGAAAGGGGCTGTTTGGCCCACAGCTGCCTCCCGGAGACGCAAACTCCCCACTTTCCACCCGCCGCAAGCAAAGAGTTGGATTTCCAGACAGGATTTAAGCTCAGAAGTTGGCTGAATtacgtggggctgggggaaaaaaaacaccccatgCAGAGTCTCGGCCGCCTCCGGCATCGGCTCGGCTCGCCCGGAGCCTCCTGCCAGGCCAGAGGAGCCCACAGGACCCCCGAGAGCAAAGGGACCCCCCGAGTGCCATCACCGTCACCCACCGCACCAATTCACTGCCAGCTCTGGCATTCAGGTCTCCTCCTCAGCCCACGAGGAGTTTTAGGGCGTCTTACGAGCCCCCAGCCCTCTTTCCCACCACGACAGCAGACATTATCTACCACCGGAACCACCTTTCGCTTGCCACCAGCTGGGAAGCGGTAGCCAGCCGAGCAGGACGCCTGCGCCCACGGGATATTCAGGTTTTTAAAGTCCAAATTCCGCGCCTGGCATGGATGGAGCGGGGGGGGTTCAGCTTTCCCCTCCTGGATGGGTTTTCAAttttttgcctttccctccccaggcaaatgcgctccccccaccccggctccgcGCAGGGAAAACGTGagtccctcccctcctccttgccAGAAATAACTCGTTTCCCCCCCGAAACCCCGGCCTCACCTCGCAGCGCTGCTAACGAACACCAGACCCGCTCCCGCTGGCAAGATGGAGAGATCGCCTGTCGCTCCGCGCCGTTCCGACAGCCGCCCCGACCCCGCTCCGGCTCGGAAAGAGGAGTAAACCTCCTCTGagagccgcccccctccccggctgcttccccctccccaaacacccTGGGTAAAACtcgttagaaaaaaaaaaacaaacaaaggtaAAAAATCAGCCGGACTCTGCGTTACTCACCCTCATCATCCTCCTGCTTCCTGCGAGccagagggggaggagggagagatgaGTGCAGGGACCGGGGAGCCCCCCCAAAACCGTGTACAGGGGGGTAAAaaagggggtctgggggggtcgcGGCTCGTGCCGGAGGCTCCGGTCCAATGCTCCCGACTCCTGACGCTGCAAACTCCCAagcgcctcctcccccggcacCAGCGAGCGACAGGGAGGGGGGAACGAGCGCAGGATCGGGGCCGGCATGTGGGGTCTGCGGATTCCCAGAACCTCCCCCTCCCCGAAACCCAGCTCCCGGACCCCAGGAGCCGCCCCTGGCCCCCCAGTGCTCCTGGCACAGGGCCCTCCCCACTTTCCCAGCTTCACCGGTTACTTCCCAACCTGTTCTTATCATCCGGAACCGGTTTCGCAGGCAGAGGCTTCGCACTGGGACAGCCGGACTTCCCTCTCCTTCATCCTCCGGCACTCGGATGCCGGTAAATCCCGGTGTACCCCAAAAAATGGGcgtccggggtgggggggaaccacTCACGGAACCAAAGCCCGTCCCACTCCGAAGTCAGCGACCGAAATAACAGCTTCCCACCGTCTCCCAGAGGGTGACTAACGCCGGTCCCACGATCCCACAGGCGTTATTTACCATTTTCCGGGACGGGGAGCGTCGCCGCCGTTGAACTCTCGCCCACGCTGGAGAGGCCGGAGAGCGAAGAGCCGGGAGCAGATGGAAACGCGGCCGCTGCGAGGCTAAGAGGGGTTAAAGACGAAGCTTTGGAGAGAGAGAAGCGGAGCAGGAATAGAGGAGATTTGAGCCGGGAACCAATGAGGCAGCAACATTTGAAACAAAGCAGCCAGTCAAGTGCCCCTCCGGGCGGCTGGGGATCGGGAGacggggaaggaaggagagggaaagggcagGGAGAGCCGGCAGAAATCCCGCCGGCGATCCTGGCAGGAAGAACCAGCCCTCCCAGTAATTTCCCCTGTCACACCGCGCATCTGAGAGACCCCCAAAATCCCCTCTGTGCCCCACAGGAGAGAGAGTGCCGGGGAAGCATGCCTGTCGGTGGGGACCACTGGCCATGCTGGCGCTGCAGTAGCCAAACCCTCAAGGGCCAGGGCTGCCGAGGGTCGGGCTGGTTTTAAGACCCCTGATTCTGGACCCTCTGCAGCAGGATAAGCCCCTCGCCCGGGCATCAAAGCCCATCGCCCGGGCATCAGAACCCATCGCCTGGGCATCGGAGACCCTCACCCGGGCATCGGAGCCCATTCCCTGGGCATCAGAGCCCATTCCCTGGGCATCGGAGACCCTCGTCTGGGCATCGGAGACCCTCCGAAAGGCAAGGACCACAACTCCGCCACGTCAagcctctgcctcttcctccatcTTCTGCCTGAAGGAGAGCGATGCCGTTCCCTTAACGAAAGCGGCGCTAATTGGCGGGTCCCATGAGGTGGTGCGCGCTCTCTGTCTCGCTGGCCGGGAGGAGGAACGGTGGCCAAGCCCCCTCTGGCCCAGAAAAGCTGGATTTcgctcctctcttttcttccctttgctctTCGCTCAAAGGAAACAGCCTTGAATGGGCCCAAGGAGCCGGCCACTCTTGTTAACGAACTTGGGACGTTTGTAATTGATGGCAGCCCTGCCATGCCGAGTGGCTCCGAGCCTCCGCCGGGCACCGTCCACCCCATCGGTGTTTGCCAGGAAGGTGCTGGACCACGAACTCGCAGCTGAGGAGGTCGTATTTTTATTCAAACGGCTTTTACGGGGTCGGGGCGGGGTATAAAAGCCCCCACAGCTGAGAAAGCTGATCACCTATGGAGGTTTACAAGGAGATTGCTCACTTCCCATTTGTGCTAA is part of the Rissa tridactyla isolate bRisTri1 chromosome 27, bRisTri1.patW.cur.20221130, whole genome shotgun sequence genome and encodes:
- the PAK4 gene encoding serine/threonine-protein kinase PAK 4 isoform X2, with protein sequence MFSKKKKRIEISAPSNFEHRVHTGYDQQEQKFTGLPRQWQGIIEESAKRPKPLVDPVCITAIQHGSQKTIVRGSKAAKDGSLTWLLDEFENMSVSRSNSLRRDSPPFPPRRDQLYQENGLSEGPAAARPHEDAGRSKEKSRHGARNELEQGKERPREREDQRAHHHHHHHHHQPRGQDPGPKPAPPAGGRPPPPEYPKTPSEGDGWRDYPADRDYSEPADRVVRRERPEPSEKRPKSTYAGQTSPQSPRDKRPLSGPNIRTPNIPVSEGVMKTAQQTGRPFNTYPRAETDPGRAAGSQAEHRPGRPQEVASNGPVSGSGGAGSSRAHPPGPLPPPPSRSKNPEPPHPGLTPHASDPHLSRQPPPGPPQQPRSPQREPQRVSHEQFRAALQMVVDPGDPRTYLDNFIKIGEGSTGIVCIATVKSTGKLVAVKKMDLRKQQRRELLFNEVVIMRDYQHENVVEMYNSYLVGDELWVVMEFLEGGALTDIVTHTRMNEEQIAAVCSAVLKALSVLHAQGVIHRDIKSDSILLTHDGRVKLSDFGFCAQVNKEVPRRKSLVGTPYWMAPELISRLPYGPEVDIWSLGVMVIEMVDGEPPYFNEPPLKAMKMIRDNLPPKLKNVHKVSPSLKGFLDRMLVRDPGQRATANELLKHPFLGKAGPPSCIVPLMRQNRMR
- the PAK4 gene encoding serine/threonine-protein kinase PAK 4 isoform X1, which produces MIRTGLLAGVTMFSKKKKRIEISAPSNFEHRVHTGYDQQEQKFTGLPRQWQGIIEESAKRPKPLVDPVCITAIQHGSQKTIVRGSKAAKDGSLTWLLDEFENMSVSRSNSLRRDSPPFPPRRDQLYQENGLSEGPAAARPHEDAGRSKEKSRHGARNELEQGKERPREREDQRAHHHHHHHHHQPRGQDPGPKPAPPAGGRPPPPEYPKTPSEGDGWRDYPADRDYSEPADRVVRRERPEPSEKRPKSTYAGQTSPQSPRDKRPLSGPNIRTPNIPVSEGVMKTAQQTGRPFNTYPRAETDPGRAAGSQAEHRPGRPQEVASNGPVSGSGGAGSSRAHPPGPLPPPPSRSKNPEPPHPGLTPHASDPHLSRQPPPGPPQQPRSPQREPQRVSHEQFRAALQMVVDPGDPRTYLDNFIKIGEGSTGIVCIATVKSTGKLVAVKKMDLRKQQRRELLFNEVVIMRDYQHENVVEMYNSYLVGDELWVVMEFLEGGALTDIVTHTRMNEEQIAAVCSAVLKALSVLHAQGVIHRDIKSDSILLTHDGRVKLSDFGFCAQVNKEVPRRKSLVGTPYWMAPELISRLPYGPEVDIWSLGVMVIEMVDGEPPYFNEPPLKAMKMIRDNLPPKLKNVHKVSPSLKGFLDRMLVRDPGQRATANELLKHPFLGKAGPPSCIVPLMRQNRMR